Genomic segment of Bernardetia sp.:
TGGTGTTTTAGCGTAGCGACACCAACAACTTTTTATCTCATGTCCAGTACTCTAAGATTTTATTCTTTTAATATGCCCAAGAATTTTTTGATTTTTCTTGTCATACTCAATTTTTTTAGTTGTGTTGGCGCAGTATGTTTATATAAAGTAGAAATCATGCTTTGTTCAATCCATTCTTGAGGAGCATCGCTTTCAGAGTATTGATATTTGTTTACAGAGTTGGTTAGACGAATAACTTCATCTAACGGAACTCCTAAAAGAACAGCTATTTGGGTAATGGCTGTACGTTCCTCTGTTGCAACATCGTCGTCAGAACGAGCAATTACCATCAAATCAATCAATAAAATTTCTCTCAAAGGACTTCTAGCGATGTTTTGAGCGCAGAGCTGTACATCTATGCTGGCAGGGTGGCGAGAGTAAGCAGCCAATTTTTGTTGGTCTTCTTCTGAAAGGTTTGCTATTTCTGTAATTTTATCTAAAAAAGTGGCTTCATCATCAGACAAATGATGGTCGCTAAAAGCAATAAATATGATGAGCTGTAGATAAGCTAATTTTTCTTTGGTGCTACAACTATTTAAAACGTGTTCAAATTTATTATCCATTTATATTCAAATACAGAAACTAAAAATCTTTTTAAAAAACGAAGAGCTTAAAAAGCTCAAAATATTAAGCAAAATAGAAAAAAAATAACGATTTTTGCCAAAAAATAATTTTGGTGCAATCTTTTTGAGTGCCTTTGCAGCATTTTTACCTAAAAAGTAGTCTATTTAATTAAGTATTAATTTTTGATAAAGGTTTATTTTTGTGTACCAACTTTATATCAAGACTAATTTATCTATTTCTAAGTTAAAAAATGATTTTATGTTAAATATTGTAAATCGTTCTCTATTTTATTTTATTACCTTCATTGTATTTAGTTTTTCTTTGATTTCGTGTGGGGGAGATGACGAGCCAAAGCCAGTAGAACTTCCAGACCGTCCTGTTGTGGAATGGCAAAGTGTTCCAGAGTCAGGTACAATACTTTATACTGATGAAGCAGTAGTATTACAAGCTGTTAAGACGGGTGGGTATGTAAAAGAATTAGAATGGCAAATAAATGGAGTAAAAGTAACTAACTCACAAGAAATTATTATTAATGAAGACACAACGTCTATTTCTTTGGCTCATACTTTTGATACTCCAGGCAGATACGATGTGAGTTTGAGAGTTGCTAATGAAGGTGGTGAAACAACTATTATTCGTGTACTCAACTTTGAGGTGCGCCCAATTCCACCATTAGATTTATTAGCAGGACAGGTGTCTAAAACATGGAGATTTACTTCTATAAAGCTCAATGACGGTCCAGAGCTCATTAGAGATTATGAGGCAGACAATACACTCCAATTTTTTAGAGAAAATCAGACTGACCCCAACACAAATACTACATTTAACTGTGTTTTTGATAAAGGAACACTTACAAATGGGGAAACTGATTCGAATGGTAGATGGGAATTTGCTTTCAATGAAACCTATATCAAATTTTTCAGAATAAACATATTTCCAAATAATGCACGTATCATTGAATTGACTCCAACAGAAATGACTTTAGGAAGAAGAGAGGGAGAGTCAGAAGTTGTTTATAAACTTACTTTCGTTCAATAAATTTAATCCTGTTGGCTTATATAAAACAGTAAGTAGTAATTGAAATCTCTTTAAAAGGGAGTTTTTCTATTGAAAAGATAGAGAAACTCCCTTTTTTATTTGCTCTATTGAAAAAAAATAAAATTATTTTTTTTGTATTTTTTTAAGAATTTATGTTATGGTTAATAAAGTTAATTTGTTTTTAGAGAAAAGTGCTGAAAAACTGTTTCTTGTACTTTTTTAGAGTGTTTTTGTTAAACATAAGTACATTGTTGAAAAAAATAGTAAAGGAGGTAAATTGTATTTTTTTGATAAAATAATAGTGTTGCTATTGTATTTTATATAGAGATTGTTTTGTTAATAGTTTGTAAATAAGAAAGTTATATGTTTTATTTGTGATATAGTTATGCACGCATACTATATTTGGTTTCATTAAATAACTTTGCTTTTTGAAAGTATATTCAATGAAAATAAGAAAGTGATTGATTCACTTAATTACTCTTTAATGTAACTTATTATTTAAAATAGTTGCATTAGAGCTAATTTACAGATGAGTTGCAAATTTTTACACACAAACAATTAAATATCCCTTTATTATGAACAAAACTTTTCAATCTCTCGCACTGGCTTGTGTTTGCCTCCTTTTTAGCTTTGGAGCAGTTGCACAACAAATTCAAGAAAACAATCTTGTTCCTCCTACACAAATGAATAATGCTTCTGGAAGTCTTCTAGGAAGTGGAATAAGTGATGCAGGAAATATCTACTATGGCGCAACTCCTTCAAATCTTAGAGCAGGTTCTCCTGTAATTGTCTTTATTCATGGTTATTTTTCTCGTGCGAGTTCTTGGTGGATACTCAATGACATGTACAACAAAGCATACAATGATGGCTATCGTACAGCGTTCGTATCAGTACATCCAGATAAAAACATGTGGACAAATGGTCAGCTTTTCAGTAATATGTTAAATACTATTACAAACAAGATGGGAGTAAATAAAGTAGTGGTAGTCGCACACAGTAAAGGTGGCTTAGATACAGATGCAGCAGTAGTACATTATGGCGCACACACAAAAGTAGAGCGTGTTATTACACTTAGTACACCTCATTATGGAACGCCTTTGGCAGATTTAGCTCAAAGTGGTTGGGTGTCTTGGTTATCTTCTGTCTTCGGACAAGTAAATGAAGCTACTTACTGTCTTCAAACAGGTTATGCAAGTTATTTCCGTACACAAACGTCTAATCATCCAAATTATTCTAAAGCTAAGTTTCGTACAGTAGGTGCTTGGGGATATGGTCTTGTATTTTCAGTACCAGGAGTATATCTTGACTTAAATGGAGGTAGTGCATTCACAGGTGGAAATGATGGAGTTGTTACTTACAAAAGTTCAAAACGTCCTGACGCTATGCATTTATTAGGTGGATTCGGAAATTGGAGAACAAACTACAATCACCTTGAAGTACAACAAGGTTACTCTATGTGGAGTACTATAAAAAGCAATCTGCCTTATACACTTTCAAAAACAAGTGCTGGAGGAGTAAAGTATGAAAAAGCAACTAACCCAAATGCAGTAGTTGAAAGTAGAGTACAAGTTCTTAGCTCTGAAAAGACAAGTCGTACTTTTACAGTAGAAGAAGGCGTTACAGAAACAATGTTAGACCTTCATTTCTTAAACGAAAATGAAGAGTTTACAATTACTTCTCCAAGTGGAAAGCAAATAAACCCTAGCATTTTACGACGTGTTGGAGAGCAAACAGATGATTTATTAGGAGGTTATACCACAACGTTTAAAATAGAAAGTCCAGAAGCAGGAATGTATTCTATTGAATCTAAAGATGCTTTTGTAGCATTAGTTACAGCAAATGAAGGTATCGGTTTGCGTATGACAAGTGATTTGAATGATGATAAGTATTACTACAATGTTGGTGAAACTATCAATTTGAATATTGATATTTTGAATGAAAAGGGCATCAATGTAGCAGGTGCAAAAGTAACAGGTGTAATGAATCTTACATCTAGTGATGGAAAGTCTAAAAATGCAGTTGTATTAGAGTTTAAGCAGCAAAACGGACAATTTACAGCATCTGTAAATGAAACATTGGAAGAAGGTATTTATAGTGTTGCTATCCAAGCTGAAAATGGAAACTTTAGTAAGTCTTTAATTACAAGTATTGCAGTAGTAGATGGCGTTCTTCATACATTAGGCAAAAACGATGTAAATGATATGGAAAAAAATGAAGTCGAATCTATCAAGTTACTTCTTTCATATCCTAATCCTTTCAATGCTCAAACAACAGTTAAATTTGAGTTAAAGAGTTCAGCATCTTCAGTGCTTACTATCTATGATGCAGTAGGTCGTAGTGTGGAAACCGTTGATTTGTCGTCTTACGGAATCGGAACTCACGAATATGTATGGAATGTAAAAGGCAATATGAATAGTGGTCTTTACATTGCTGAAATCCGTAATGGCAACGAGCGTGTAACTCAGACAATGATTTACTCAAAATAATTTGAGAATCTATCTCATTTGTGCTCTTTACACATAACATAATATTTGAGGTATCGAAAGCAATTTATAAACTGACTTTCGTTTCCCTCCTTTGAGAAGAAAAAAACAAATCTTCTTAGTAGAGAAATAATTTAAAAATCGTTGAAAAGGGTGTTTTTCTATCGGAAAGATAGAGAAATACCCTTTTTTATTTGGTTTAACAGAAAAAATTTAAAAAAAAATGAAACTTTTTTCTTGGACTTTTTAAAGAATTTTTGACTTGATTAATTAAATTAACTTTTTGGGTGATAACAGACTAAAAAACTGCTTTGTGTATGTTTTGAAGTGTTTTTAAACTGCGTTGGTACATTTTTTTTAAAAATAGTAAAGGAAGTAAATTGTATTTTTTTAATAAATTGATAGTAATGCTATCAATTTGAAATACCTTACATTTGTAGTAAAGACTTGCAAATCAGAAAGTTATGTGTTTACTTTGTGTTATAGTTATGCAAGCATACTATATAAAAGAACATTAAATGACTGTTGGTCATACTTTGAAAATTTCAAATAAATTAGATACTCATTAATTTAGTTAATTAACTTTCTATGTAATTTATTTTTAAAAACGCTTTTTCTAGTCATTTGAAGATAAATTATAAATTTTACACACAAACAGTTAAATATCCCTTATTATGAAAAAGATTTTCCAATCTATAATTGCATTTTTTGTTTTCTTACTTCTTAGCTTTGGTGCAGTAGCACAGCAAGTACAAGAAACTAATCTTGTAGCTCCAACACAAATGACTAGCGTTGCTGGTGACATCTTAGGAAGTGGAGAAAGCGATGCAGGTAATATTTATTATGGAGCAACTCCTTCTAACCTTAGAGCAGGCTCTCCAGTAATTGTTTTTATCCACGGCTATTCTTCTCGTGCCAGCACTTGGTGGGATGGAAATGATATGTATAGCAAGGCATATAATGATGGGTATCGTACAGCTTTTGTTTCTGTAAACCCAGATAAAGATATGTGGGTAAACGGTCAGCTTTTCAATAGTATGTTAGGTACGATTACAAATCGCTATGGTGTAAATAAAGTAGTAGTAGTAGCGCATAGTAAAGGTGGTTTGGATACAGATGCAGCCTTAGTACATTATGGCGCACATACGAAAGTAGATAGAGTAATTACTCTTAGTTCTCCTCACTTCGGAACTCCTTTAGCAGATTTAGCTCAAAGTGGTTGGGTGTCTTGGTTATCAAGTGTATTTGGTCAAGTAAACGATGCTACAAACAGTCTTCAAACAGGTTATGCTAGTTATTTCCGTTCTCAAACAGATAATCATCCAAACCGTCCAAAAACTAACTTCCGTACAGTAGGAGCTTGGGGATATGGTGGTGTTCTTTTAGTACCAGGATGGTATCTAAACTGGAATGGTGGAGGTAGCAGCACAGGTGGAAACGATGGTGTAGTACCTTATCACAGTACAAAACGTCCTAACTCTACTACGCTCCATAGTGGATATGGAAACTCTACAACCAATCTTGACCACAGCGAAGTACACGAAGGAAGATATATGTGGTCAACTGTAAAGAGTAACTTGCCTTATACACTTTCAAAAACAGGTGGCAAGCCAGTAGAAGGTGGTATTACTACAAATCCAAATGCAGTTATTGAGAGTAGAGTACAAGTTCTTAGCTCTGAAAAATCTAGCCGTAACTTTATGGTAGAAGAAGGAGTAACAGAAACTTCATTAGATATTCATCACTTAGAAGCAAACAACAATTTTGTAATAGTTGCTCCAAACGGAGAAAGAGTTAGCCCTAAGTTTGTACGTGTTGGAGAGAAAGCAAACGATTTATTAGGTGGCTATGCTACAACACTTACCATAGAAAATCCACAAGTAGGAACATATTCTATTGAATCTGAAGGTGCATTTGTAGCTTTAGTAACTGCAAATGAAGGCGTTGGTCTTCGTATGACAAGTGATTTGAATGACAAAAAATATGTTTATAATGTTGGTGAAACTATCAACTTAAACATTGCTCTTTTAAACGAAAAAGGAATCAATACGGCAGCTACGAAAGTAACAGGTGTAATGACACTTACTTCTAACAATGTTGAAAATCAAAATGCAGTAGTATTAGAATTCAATCAGAACAACGGACAATTTACAGCATCTGTAAACGAAACATTGGAAGAAGGTATTTATAGCATTGCTATCCAAGCTGAAAATGGAAACTTTAGCAAGTCTTTAGTTACAAGTATTGCAGTTGTAGATGGTGTTCTTCATACGCTAGGAAGCAACGACATTGACCCAATCAGAGAAAACGAAGTAGAATCTATCAAATTACTTCCTTCTTTCCCTAATCCATTCAATACTCAAACAACAATTAGCTTTGAGCTAAAAAATTCGGATGCTGCTGTTCTTACTATCTATGATGCAGTAGGTCGTAGTGTTGAAACAGTTGATTTGTCTTCTTACGGAATCGGAACGCACCAATATGTTTGGAATGTAAAAGGTAACTTGAAAAGTGGTCTTTATATCGCTGAAATCCGTAACGGAAAAGAGCGTGTAACTCAAACAATGGTATATTCTAAATAAGAATAAAATAAGTCTTTGAATTTTCAGAGAAATAAAAATAGAAAAGCAGAAAGTCGTGAGGCTTTCTGCTTTTTTTGTGTAAATAATGTAGAACACACTTTAGTGTGTGAAAATAAAGGCAAAACATATTTTTTTAGAAAATGCACGCTCAAATATAGCTTGAATAGCTACTCTTTTGTACTTTTGTACTCAAACAAATGCCGTTGTTGGTGTTCCTACCAACGACAAGACAACTTCAAAAACTCATTTCAATCTACTTCAAAATGGCTTCATACAAGAAAAACGACAAAGAATTTTTAGAAAACATGACATCTCAAGTGCGTAGAGATATTGTCAGAATGGTGCATCAAGTAAATTCTGGACACCCAGGAGGCTCTCTTGGCTGTGCTGAACTTTTTGTAGCACTCTATTTTGAAATTATGGAACACAACCCTTCTTTCGATATGAATGCAAACGGAGAAGATTTATTTTTCCTCTCTAATGGGCATATTTCGCCAGTATGGTATAGTGTTTTGGCTCGTAGTGGTTATTTTAGTATTAATGAAATGGCTACTTTCCGTAAAATCAATTCTCGTTTGCAAGGACACCCAGCCACAGAAGAGGGATTGGAAGGTATTCGAATTGCTTCTGGTTCTCTCGGACAAGGGCTTTCTGTAGCGATAGGCGCAGCTCTGTCTAAAAAGATGAATCACGATGATAAAACAGTTTTTGTTTTGATGGGAGATGGCGAGCAGCAAGAAGGACAAGTTTGGGAAGCAGCTATTTTTGCAGCACACCAAAAAGTGGATAATCTTATTGCCATTATTGATGCCAATGGAAGACAAATAGACGGAGACGTAGAAGACGTAATGGCACTTGGCGCACTAAAAGGCTTAGAAGAAAAATATACATCTTTCGGTTGGAATGTTTTGGTATGTGAGAATGGAAATGATTTTGATGCGCTTATTCCAGTAATCAGAAAGGCACAAGAAGCATTAGGAAATGAAAAGCCAGTCATGATTCTGATGAAAACAGAAATGGGACATGGCGTAGATTATATGATGGGAACACACAAGTGGCATGGCGTAGCTCCAAATGATGAGCAGTTAGAAACAGCTCTTGCTCAAAACGAGGCGACTTTTGGAGATTATTAATAAAATTGAAGTATAGCTCAAAACAACAAACACCTCTACAAAAATGGAGGTGTTTTTGTTTTAGCAATACAATGTTGTCAGTAATTTTTATTGTAAAATCCCAAATAAATCGTTTTTTTTGTAACAGAACAAGAAAAAAGTAAATACCTAGCACACAATACAAACTATGGCAGAAAACCAAACCAAAAAAAGCAATACCACACACAGCAGTCCTTCCAAATCGGAAAAGGAAAATGTGCAATTCAATATTAATGAAGACGCAAACAAACAGCTTGTTTTTCAGCTTCAAGCCAAATATGAAAAAGTAAAGCTAGGAGGTGGTCAGAAAAAAATAGACAAACACAAATCTAAAGGCAAACTCACAGCTAGAGAACGTATCAATTATCTTTTAGATAAAGATGAAGAAGGAAATACAACATATTTCAATGAAATTGGTGCTTTTGTAGGTGATGATATGTACAATGAGTGGGGAGGTTGTCCTTCGGGTGGCGTAGTTACTGGAATGGGCTACGTGAGTGGAAGGCTCTGTATGATTGTCGCTAATGATGCGACAGTAAAGGCTGGAGCATGGTTTCCCATCACAGGAAAAAAGAATCTAAGAGCGCAAGAAATTGCAATGGAAAATAAAATTCCAATTATTTATCTAGTCGATAGTGCAGGTATATTTTTGCCTCTGCAAGATGAAATTTTTGCAGATAAAGAACATTTTGGTAGAGTTTTTAGAAACAATGCTCAAATGTCTGCTGAAGGAATTGTACAAGTTTCTGCCATTATGGGAAGCTGTGTAGCTGGTGGAGCTTATTTGCCAATTATGTCTGATGAGGCTCTCATTGTTGAGGGAACAGGTTCAGTATTTTTAGCAGGTCCTTATCTTGTAAAATCTGCTATTGGAGAAGATATAGACCAAGAAACACTAGGAGGCGCAGCTACTCACTGCGAAATTTCTGGCGTAACGGATAACAAATATCCGAATGATGAGGCGTGTTTGGATGCCATAAAAAATATTATAGATAAGATTGGAGAGCCTGAAAGTGCAGGGTTCAATAGAAGCGAGCCACAACTTCCAACAAAAAACATGGAAGAACTCTATGGTGTTTTGCCTGCCGACCGTACAAAGCCGTACGATATGAGAGACATTATCGAAAGGATAGTCGATAATTCAGATTTTGAAGAGTATAAAAAAGACTATGGCAAGACAATTTTGTGTGGACATGCACGCATAGATGGTTGGGCGGTTGGCATTGTAGCTAATCAGAGAACCATCTTGAAAAGTGGTAAGAAAGAAATGCAAATGGGAGGTGTTGTCTATTCTGATTCAGCAGACAAGGCAGCTCGTTTTATCATGACATGTAATCAAAAGAAAATTCCACTTTTATTCTTACACGATGTTACTGGTTTTATGGTTGGTAGTCGTTCCGAACACGGAGGGATTATCAAAGATGGAGCAAAATTAGTTTCTGCAATGGCAAATAGCGTTGTTCCTAAATTTACCATTGTTGTAGGAAATTCGTATGGTGCTGGAAACTATGCAATGTGTGGAAAGGCGTATGACCCTCGTCTGATGCTTGCTTTCCCAACGGCTAAAATTGCTGTTATGAGTGGTGCTTCGGCTGCCAAAACGCTACTTCAAATTCGTGTAGCTTCTGAAAAGGCAAAAGGAAAAGAAGTTTCGAAGGAAGAAGAAGAAAAACTATTGGCTGAAATTACGGCAAGCTACGAAAAACAAACTACGCCGTATTATGCTGCGGCTCGTTTATGGATTGATGCCATTATTGACCCACTAGAAACTCGTCAGATTATATCTATGGGAATTGAAGCTGCCAATCAAGCACCGATTACGAAGCGTTATAATGTAGGCGCAATTCAAACTTAGAAATCAGTTTTCAGTAAACAGTAATCAGTTACCAGTTTAATGCAAAAGGCAATCGTTTTATAAAAATGATTGCCTTTTTTATTTCTTCATAGTATATTTTTATATTTGACCTCATCGTCTTTCAGTTATCCTGCTTTTTATCCTATAAATCCTTTACTAATCAGTCATATAACAAGGTAGAATTAATGAAAAACCAAATCAAAGAAACCATAAAAGGAGATTGGAAAATTATTCGTATTTCTAAAGACGATGAAGAAGTTGTAAAAAATCAAATCATAAATGTTGATATTGAGGAGTATCAGCTCATACATATCCCTACCAATAAAGTTGTCAAAATAGTTAGAAGCTATGAGCAGCTAACTTCTGTAGGTTCGTATGAGTATTTTGACTGGATTTCTTTTTCAGAAGATGGTTTGAGTATTTTTACTATCAGAGGGAAAGAGGAATTATTAGGTTTTTTGAAATAAATCATCTCTATTCTTCCATAAAAGGCTTGCAAATTCTCCAAGCCTTTTGATTTATCAACAACAATAACACACTTGTTATTTAATACTCCAACGTCTCAAAAATAATTTCTTCTTCTGCTACATTTCCTAGTTTATCTCTTACTTCCACCAAAATAGTGTAGCTTTTATTTTTAGCAAAACCACTTATTTTTCCGTTGTAAAGACGTTTTCCGCTTCCATTTATACGGTAATAAATTTGTTCGGTGTTGGTCTGTCCATCTTGCGCTCCCAAGAATAGCTGCACATACGAAGGATATGCTGTATTTCTAGTTTCATCTGGCAGCGTACTAAAGTGATAAAATACAGTCGGAGCTTCTGCATCAACAGCAAATTCTGTATTGATTACGTTTCTATTATTTACATTATCATAACCAATAATTTCCAAACTTTGCAAGCCAGATTGTTGTACATTAAATGGAGAATCATATTCTATTTCTTCTCCCTGCCCATTAAGTTTGTAGGTTAGGCGTTGTAAACCTGATTCTGAATCTGTAGCTGTTAATCTCAAATTTGTTTCTGGACTGATGTACAAAGTATTACCCTTTTTAAAAGTCTTTCCTTGATAATTATAACCCAATTTTGGCCCTGTCAAATCGACATAAACAGCACTTACATTGTGTCTATATGTATCAAAACGTGGGTCAATCGCTCCCTCAACACCTTGGTTTTCAGTATTATCAACAGCATAATAACGAATAGTATGCGTTCCAGATTTTGATGGTAAATAGAATGGGTCGTTATATTGTTTCCATTCTCCACCATCGATAGAATACCAAACTTCTTTCACCCCAGATTTATTATCCACAGCAGTAAGTTTGAGTTTTGTACGTCCAGAAAAATACACCTGTTGTCCTACAATAAACTTATCTCCCAAAACGTCTGCCGACATAATTGGTGCCGTTCTATCTAAATAAAATGTAAAAGATTGTTCAGTTTCTTCATTTTTAAGATAATCGGTAGAATAGAAATAAAGTGTATGATTTCCATCGCTCAAAGCCTGTAATGGAAGATTTCTTTTGTTGTAGTAAGGCTTCCAACTTTGCTCATCAAAACGATAAAATGTATTTTTTACTCCTACACT
This window contains:
- a CDS encoding lipocalin family protein — its product is MLNIVNRSLFYFITFIVFSFSLISCGGDDEPKPVELPDRPVVEWQSVPESGTILYTDEAVVLQAVKTGGYVKELEWQINGVKVTNSQEIIINEDTTSISLAHTFDTPGRYDVSLRVANEGGETTIIRVLNFEVRPIPPLDLLAGQVSKTWRFTSIKLNDGPELIRDYEADNTLQFFRENQTDPNTNTTFNCVFDKGTLTNGETDSNGRWEFAFNETYIKFFRINIFPNNARIIELTPTEMTLGRREGESEVVYKLTFVQ
- a CDS encoding T9SS type A sorting domain-containing protein; the protein is MNKTFQSLALACVCLLFSFGAVAQQIQENNLVPPTQMNNASGSLLGSGISDAGNIYYGATPSNLRAGSPVIVFIHGYFSRASSWWILNDMYNKAYNDGYRTAFVSVHPDKNMWTNGQLFSNMLNTITNKMGVNKVVVVAHSKGGLDTDAAVVHYGAHTKVERVITLSTPHYGTPLADLAQSGWVSWLSSVFGQVNEATYCLQTGYASYFRTQTSNHPNYSKAKFRTVGAWGYGLVFSVPGVYLDLNGGSAFTGGNDGVVTYKSSKRPDAMHLLGGFGNWRTNYNHLEVQQGYSMWSTIKSNLPYTLSKTSAGGVKYEKATNPNAVVESRVQVLSSEKTSRTFTVEEGVTETMLDLHFLNENEEFTITSPSGKQINPSILRRVGEQTDDLLGGYTTTFKIESPEAGMYSIESKDAFVALVTANEGIGLRMTSDLNDDKYYYNVGETINLNIDILNEKGINVAGAKVTGVMNLTSSDGKSKNAVVLEFKQQNGQFTASVNETLEEGIYSVAIQAENGNFSKSLITSIAVVDGVLHTLGKNDVNDMEKNEVESIKLLLSYPNPFNAQTTVKFELKSSASSVLTIYDAVGRSVETVDLSSYGIGTHEYVWNVKGNMNSGLYIAEIRNGNERVTQTMIYSK
- a CDS encoding T9SS type A sorting domain-containing protein — encoded protein: MKKIFQSIIAFFVFLLLSFGAVAQQVQETNLVAPTQMTSVAGDILGSGESDAGNIYYGATPSNLRAGSPVIVFIHGYSSRASTWWDGNDMYSKAYNDGYRTAFVSVNPDKDMWVNGQLFNSMLGTITNRYGVNKVVVVAHSKGGLDTDAALVHYGAHTKVDRVITLSSPHFGTPLADLAQSGWVSWLSSVFGQVNDATNSLQTGYASYFRSQTDNHPNRPKTNFRTVGAWGYGGVLLVPGWYLNWNGGGSSTGGNDGVVPYHSTKRPNSTTLHSGYGNSTTNLDHSEVHEGRYMWSTVKSNLPYTLSKTGGKPVEGGITTNPNAVIESRVQVLSSEKSSRNFMVEEGVTETSLDIHHLEANNNFVIVAPNGERVSPKFVRVGEKANDLLGGYATTLTIENPQVGTYSIESEGAFVALVTANEGVGLRMTSDLNDKKYVYNVGETINLNIALLNEKGINTAATKVTGVMTLTSNNVENQNAVVLEFNQNNGQFTASVNETLEEGIYSIAIQAENGNFSKSLVTSIAVVDGVLHTLGSNDIDPIRENEVESIKLLPSFPNPFNTQTTISFELKNSDAAVLTIYDAVGRSVETVDLSSYGIGTHQYVWNVKGNLKSGLYIAEIRNGKERVTQTMVYSK
- a CDS encoding transketolase — translated: MASYKKNDKEFLENMTSQVRRDIVRMVHQVNSGHPGGSLGCAELFVALYFEIMEHNPSFDMNANGEDLFFLSNGHISPVWYSVLARSGYFSINEMATFRKINSRLQGHPATEEGLEGIRIASGSLGQGLSVAIGAALSKKMNHDDKTVFVLMGDGEQQEGQVWEAAIFAAHQKVDNLIAIIDANGRQIDGDVEDVMALGALKGLEEKYTSFGWNVLVCENGNDFDALIPVIRKAQEALGNEKPVMILMKTEMGHGVDYMMGTHKWHGVAPNDEQLETALAQNEATFGDY
- a CDS encoding acyl-CoA carboxylase subunit beta, yielding MAENQTKKSNTTHSSPSKSEKENVQFNINEDANKQLVFQLQAKYEKVKLGGGQKKIDKHKSKGKLTARERINYLLDKDEEGNTTYFNEIGAFVGDDMYNEWGGCPSGGVVTGMGYVSGRLCMIVANDATVKAGAWFPITGKKNLRAQEIAMENKIPIIYLVDSAGIFLPLQDEIFADKEHFGRVFRNNAQMSAEGIVQVSAIMGSCVAGGAYLPIMSDEALIVEGTGSVFLAGPYLVKSAIGEDIDQETLGGAATHCEISGVTDNKYPNDEACLDAIKNIIDKIGEPESAGFNRSEPQLPTKNMEELYGVLPADRTKPYDMRDIIERIVDNSDFEEYKKDYGKTILCGHARIDGWAVGIVANQRTILKSGKKEMQMGGVVYSDSADKAARFIMTCNQKKIPLLFLHDVTGFMVGSRSEHGGIIKDGAKLVSAMANSVVPKFTIVVGNSYGAGNYAMCGKAYDPRLMLAFPTAKIAVMSGASAAKTLLQIRVASEKAKGKEVSKEEEEKLLAEITASYEKQTTPYYAAARLWIDAIIDPLETRQIISMGIEAANQAPITKRYNVGAIQT
- a CDS encoding OmpL47-type beta-barrel domain-containing protein; protein product: MKKKYTLLFIVFLFIYFLSFFNASAQTDSLSGTYVDENGKYYQQADLPVYLHISTSPNGEKIPLSGKKVGEKEISVQPIILDGHGVHILKHSDGKNPRNSYEYVIYADGLPPNSTSKFTTPYVYRRSGTTFYGRDLKIDLSVKDQMSGVEGLYFNLDGLGNQPYTNTISIDSEGDHLLRYFSLDKVGNIETENSKEFTVDVTPPISTYNVVGINSENVISLGTKIYFTLEDNSVGVKNTFYRFDEQSWKPYYNKRNLPLQALSDGNHTLYFYSTDYLKNEETEQSFTFYLDRTAPIMSADVLGDKFIVGQQVYFSGRTKLKLTAVDNKSGVKEVWYSIDGGEWKQYNDPFYLPSKSGTHTIRYYAVDNTENQGVEGAIDPRFDTYRHNVSAVYVDLTGPKLGYNYQGKTFKKGNTLYISPETNLRLTATDSESGLQRLTYKLNGQGEEIEYDSPFNVQQSGLQSLEIIGYDNVNNRNVINTEFAVDAEAPTVFYHFSTLPDETRNTAYPSYVQLFLGAQDGQTNTEQIYYRINGSGKRLYNGKISGFAKNKSYTILVEVRDKLGNVAEEEIIFETLEY